The Rhizobium leguminosarum genome includes a region encoding these proteins:
- a CDS encoding co-chaperone GroES, which yields MKFRSLHDRVVIRRAEGDVKSKGGIIIPDTAKEKPQQGEVVAVGPGLRDKSGSLVPLDVEVGDLILFGKWSGTEVTIDGETLLIMKETDIMGIVEKTEAAAGKAA from the coding sequence ATGAAATTCCGTTCACTTCACGACCGCGTCGTCATTCGACGTGCGGAAGGCGATGTCAAATCCAAGGGCGGGATCATCATTCCAGACACCGCCAAGGAGAAGCCGCAGCAAGGCGAAGTGGTCGCAGTCGGCCCGGGCCTGCGCGACAAAAGCGGCAGTCTGGTCCCGCTCGATGTCGAGGTCGGCGATCTCATTCTGTTTGGAAAATGGTCGGGGACCGAGGTCACGATCGATGGCGAAACCCTTCTGATCATGAAGGAGACCGACATCATGGGCATCGTTGAAAAGACCGAAGCGGCTGCCGGCAAAGCCGCCTGA
- the groL gene encoding chaperonin GroEL (60 kDa chaperone family; promotes refolding of misfolded polypeptides especially under stressful conditions; forms two stacked rings of heptamers to form a barrel-shaped 14mer; ends can be capped by GroES; misfolded proteins enter the barrel where they are refolded when GroES binds), protein MSAKEIRFSTDARDRLLRGVELLNNAVKVTLGPKGRNVVIDKAYGAPRITKDGVSVAKEIELEDKFENMGAQMVREVASKTNDLAGDGTTTATVLAASIFREGAKLVAAGMNPMDLRRGIDLGVTAVVKEIKARAMKVKSSGEIAQVGTIAANGDAAIGEMIAKAMDKVGNEGVITVEEARTAETELDVVEGMQFDRGYLSPYFVTNAEKMRVELEEPYILVHEKKLGSLQAMLPILEAVVQTGKPLLLISEDVEGEALATLVVNKLRGGLKVAAVKAPGFGDRRKAMLEDIAVLTAGQMISEDLGIKLENVTLDMLGHAKRVLIDKESTTIIDGSGEKAAIQARIQQIKAQIEDTTSDYDKEKLQERLAKLAGGVAVIRVGGATETEVKEKKDRIDDALNATRAAVEEGIVPGGGVALLRAKSALMGLTGENADVTAGISIVLRALEAPIRQIADNAGFEGSIVVGKLADSNDHNQGFDAQTETYVDMIEAGIVDPAKVVRTALQDAGSIAALLITAEVMIADIPARDSAPAAGNGGMGAMGY, encoded by the coding sequence ATGTCTGCCAAGGAAATCAGGTTCTCCACCGACGCGCGCGACCGCCTGCTGCGCGGCGTCGAATTGCTCAACAACGCCGTCAAGGTGACGCTTGGCCCGAAGGGTCGCAACGTCGTCATCGACAAGGCCTATGGCGCACCGCGCATTACCAAGGACGGCGTCAGCGTCGCCAAGGAGATCGAGCTCGAAGACAAGTTCGAGAACATGGGCGCGCAAATGGTGCGCGAGGTGGCTTCGAAGACCAATGATCTTGCCGGCGACGGCACGACGACGGCAACGGTGCTCGCCGCCTCCATCTTCCGCGAAGGCGCAAAGCTCGTCGCTGCCGGCATGAACCCTATGGATCTGAGGCGCGGCATCGATCTCGGCGTTACCGCGGTCGTCAAGGAAATCAAGGCGCGGGCGATGAAGGTCAAATCGTCAGGCGAGATCGCCCAGGTCGGCACCATTGCCGCCAATGGCGACGCCGCCATCGGTGAGATGATCGCCAAGGCGATGGACAAGGTCGGCAATGAGGGCGTCATAACCGTCGAAGAGGCGCGAACCGCCGAAACCGAACTCGATGTCGTCGAGGGCATGCAGTTCGATCGTGGCTATCTCTCGCCCTATTTCGTCACCAATGCCGAGAAGATGCGCGTGGAACTGGAGGAGCCCTATATCCTCGTTCACGAGAAGAAACTCGGCAGCCTGCAGGCGATGCTGCCGATCCTGGAAGCCGTCGTACAGACCGGCAAACCGTTGCTCCTCATCTCGGAGGATGTCGAAGGCGAGGCGTTGGCGACACTTGTCGTCAATAAGCTGCGCGGCGGCCTGAAGGTCGCAGCCGTCAAGGCGCCGGGTTTCGGTGATCGCCGTAAAGCCATGCTGGAAGACATTGCCGTGCTGACCGCCGGCCAGATGATTTCCGAGGATCTCGGCATCAAGCTCGAAAACGTCACGCTCGATATGCTCGGCCACGCCAAACGCGTGCTGATCGACAAGGAAAGCACCACGATCATCGACGGCTCCGGCGAGAAAGCGGCCATCCAGGCGCGCATCCAACAGATCAAGGCGCAGATCGAAGACACCACCTCCGACTATGACAAGGAAAAACTGCAGGAACGCCTGGCGAAACTCGCCGGCGGCGTCGCGGTCATCCGCGTCGGCGGCGCCACCGAGACGGAGGTCAAGGAAAAGAAGGACCGCATCGACGATGCACTGAACGCCACCCGTGCGGCGGTCGAAGAGGGCATCGTGCCCGGCGGCGGCGTGGCATTGTTGCGCGCGAAGTCGGCGCTCATGGGCCTGACCGGGGAGAACGCCGACGTGACGGCGGGCATCTCGATCGTGCTCAGGGCGCTCGAAGCCCCGATTCGGCAGATCGCCGACAATGCCGGGTTCGAAGGCTCCATCGTCGTCGGCAAACTCGCCGACAGCAATGATCACAATCAGGGCTTCGACGCACAGACGGAGACCTATGTCGATATGATCGAGGCCGGCATCGTCGATCCTGCCAAGGTCGTGCGCACCGCTCTGCAGGACGCCGGTTCGATCGCGGCGCTGCTGATCACCGCCGAGGTGATGATCGCCGATATTCCCGCAAGAGACTCTGCGCCTGCTGCCGGAAATGGCGGCATGGGCGCTATGGGATACTAG
- a CDS encoding Gfo/Idh/MocA family protein, whose product MMTNDRRKPIRWGMVGGGRGSQIGYIHRSAAHRDDVFALAAGAFDIDPERGRAFGADLGLDEARSYRDYAAMFAAEAGRADGIEAVSIATPNNTHFAICKAALEHDLHVICEKPLCFTIAEAEELKAVSQARGRIVGVTYGYAGHQMIEQARVMVRNGDLGEIRIVNLQFAHGFHSAAVEEQNPATRWRVDPKFAGPSYVLGDVGTHPLYIAKVILPHLKIRRLLCTRQSFVKSRAPLEDNAVTLMEYDNGAIATIWSSAVNAGSMHGQKIRIVGSKASIEWWDERPNQLSHEIQGEPARILERGMGYLYPEARIDDRIGGGHPEGLFEAWANLYRRFGFAINRERGLAPTGIEDLTFPDVDAGLEGVRWVENCVRSADAGGIWLDYR is encoded by the coding sequence ATGATGACGAATGACAGGAGAAAGCCGATCCGCTGGGGCATGGTCGGCGGCGGCAGAGGCAGCCAGATCGGCTATATTCATCGCTCGGCAGCGCATCGCGACGACGTTTTTGCCCTTGCGGCAGGCGCCTTCGATATCGATCCGGAACGCGGCCGCGCCTTCGGCGCTGATCTCGGGCTCGACGAAGCCAGGAGCTACCGGGACTATGCGGCGATGTTTGCGGCTGAGGCCGGGCGGGCCGACGGAATCGAGGCCGTGTCGATCGCGACACCCAACAATACCCATTTCGCGATCTGCAAGGCAGCACTCGAACATGATCTGCATGTGATCTGCGAAAAGCCGCTCTGCTTCACGATCGCCGAAGCCGAAGAGCTGAAGGCGGTTTCCCAGGCGCGCGGCCGTATCGTCGGCGTGACCTATGGCTATGCCGGCCATCAGATGATCGAGCAGGCGCGCGTGATGGTCAGGAATGGCGATCTCGGCGAGATCCGCATCGTCAACCTGCAATTCGCCCATGGCTTCCATAGTGCTGCGGTAGAGGAGCAGAACCCCGCGACGCGCTGGCGCGTCGATCCGAAATTCGCAGGTCCCAGCTATGTGCTCGGCGATGTCGGGACCCATCCGCTTTATATCGCCAAGGTCATCCTGCCGCACCTGAAGATCAGGCGTCTGCTCTGCACCCGCCAGAGCTTCGTCAAAAGCCGCGCGCCGCTTGAAGACAATGCGGTGACCCTGATGGAATATGACAATGGCGCGATCGCCACCATCTGGTCGAGCGCCGTCAATGCCGGCTCCATGCACGGCCAGAAGATCCGCATCGTCGGCTCGAAGGCCAGCATCGAATGGTGGGACGAGCGGCCGAACCAGCTCTCCCACGAGATCCAGGGCGAACCGGCTCGCATCCTCGAGCGCGGCATGGGCTATCTCTATCCCGAGGCCAGGATCGACGACCGGATCGGCGGCGGCCACCCGGAAGGTCTCTTCGAAGCCTGGGCGAACCTCTATCGCCGCTTCGGCTTTGCCATCAACAGAGAGCGCGGCCTCGCCCCTACGGGGATCGAAGACCTCACCTTTCCCGATGTCGATGCCGGACTGGAAGGGGTGCGCTGGGTCGAAAACTGCGTACGGTCCGCCGACGCCGGCGGGATCTGGCTGGACTATCGCTAG
- a CDS encoding TIM barrel protein, producing MTITITTAPCCWGVDDVNNPNLPAWERVFDEAAAAGYGGLELGPYGYVPLDDALVAKALTERNLFIVAGTIFDDLVSPENRETLLRQTEEICTVITRLPQPEQVAGQRFRTPYLTVMDWGHDERDYAAGHSDRAPRLDDKAWAGMVANITAIAELAARKYGVRAVIHPHAGGYIEFADEIERVAGDIPQEIAGFCLDTGHSYYAGMDPVEMLRRYADRLDYVHFKDIDRTVFDRVLGEKIRFFDACGQGVMCPIGRGVIDYPAIKRTLEEIGYHGFITVEQERDPRNVARSLEDVKQSRDYLRSVGFLGKR from the coding sequence GTGACCATCACGATTACGACAGCCCCCTGCTGCTGGGGCGTTGATGACGTCAACAATCCAAACCTTCCCGCCTGGGAACGCGTCTTCGACGAGGCGGCCGCAGCTGGTTATGGCGGCCTCGAACTCGGGCCCTATGGCTACGTGCCGCTCGATGATGCGCTCGTTGCAAAGGCGCTCACCGAGCGCAATCTCTTCATCGTCGCCGGCACGATCTTCGACGATCTGGTCTCTCCTGAAAACCGGGAGACATTGCTGCGACAGACGGAGGAAATCTGCACCGTCATCACCAGGCTGCCGCAGCCGGAGCAAGTGGCGGGCCAGCGGTTCAGGACGCCCTATCTCACGGTCATGGACTGGGGGCACGACGAGCGGGACTATGCCGCCGGCCATTCCGATCGTGCGCCGCGTCTCGACGACAAGGCATGGGCCGGGATGGTCGCCAATATCACGGCGATCGCCGAACTCGCCGCGCGCAAATACGGCGTGCGCGCCGTCATCCACCCGCATGCAGGCGGCTATATCGAATTCGCCGATGAGATCGAGCGGGTGGCAGGCGACATTCCGCAGGAGATCGCAGGCTTCTGCCTCGACACCGGCCATAGCTATTATGCCGGCATGGATCCCGTGGAGATGCTTCGCCGCTATGCCGACAGGCTGGACTACGTCCACTTCAAGGACATCGACCGGACCGTCTTCGACCGTGTGCTTGGCGAGAAGATCCGCTTCTTCGATGCCTGCGGACAGGGCGTCATGTGCCCGATCGGCCGCGGCGTCATCGATTACCCCGCCATCAAGCGGACGCTCGAGGAGATCGGCTATCACGGCTTCATCACCGTCGAGCAGGAGCGCGATCCGAGGAATGTCGCCCGCAGCCTCGAAGATGTGAAGCAAAGCCGCGATTACCTCAGGTCGGTTGGTTTTTTAGGGAAAAGATGA
- a CDS encoding sugar phosphate isomerase/epimerase family protein: protein MKIALDPHMHRHLNLRDLCRKAAELGYEHIELSPRDDFLPWWVRPRAHKERIAEFKSALKDHGVQLASILPMYRWASPHEDERQAAVRYWKEAIAISAEMGCDTMNSEFGRGPSPDRSHRASCCGGMHTHEHSEAAWWRSMEELVPVFEREGVTLNMEPHPEDWCETLHPAIDMLKTIGSKNVKFLYCAPHTFYFGDDMARMIRDAGPLIAHVHVADTYNHKASSGLRYIINPPGAKVTIHQHMDMYQGEINWDVFFSSLAAVGFDGIITACVFGWEERADDSGRFMRSEIQKYVDKYWPGKLG from the coding sequence ATGAAGATCGCACTCGACCCGCATATGCACCGTCACCTCAATCTGCGCGACCTCTGCCGAAAGGCGGCGGAGCTTGGCTATGAGCATATCGAGCTTTCACCGCGCGACGATTTTCTGCCCTGGTGGGTGCGCCCGCGGGCGCACAAGGAACGCATCGCGGAATTCAAGTCGGCCCTGAAGGATCACGGCGTCCAGCTCGCTTCGATCCTGCCGATGTATCGCTGGGCGAGCCCGCATGAGGACGAGCGGCAGGCGGCGGTGCGCTACTGGAAGGAAGCGATCGCGATTTCGGCTGAGATGGGCTGCGATACGATGAATTCGGAATTCGGTCGCGGGCCGTCGCCGGATCGCAGCCACCGCGCCAGCTGCTGCGGCGGCATGCATACCCACGAGCACAGCGAGGCTGCCTGGTGGCGCTCGATGGAGGAGCTCGTTCCGGTGTTCGAGCGCGAGGGCGTCACGCTCAACATGGAACCGCATCCGGAAGACTGGTGCGAGACGCTGCATCCGGCGATCGACATGCTGAAGACCATCGGCTCGAAGAACGTCAAATTCCTCTATTGCGCGCCGCACACCTTCTATTTCGGTGACGACATGGCGCGGATGATCCGCGATGCCGGCCCGCTGATCGCCCATGTGCATGTGGCCGATACCTATAACCACAAGGCGTCATCCGGGCTGCGCTACATCATCAATCCGCCGGGCGCGAAGGTCACCATCCATCAGCACATGGATATGTACCAGGGCGAGATCAATTGGGATGTCTTCTTCTCCTCGCTCGCCGCGGTCGGGTTCGACGGCATCATCACCGCCTGCGTCTTCGGCTGGGAGGAGCGTGCCGATGATTCCGGCCGCTTCATGCGCTCCGAAATCCAGAAATATGTCGACAAGTACTGGCCCGGGAAACTTGGCTGA
- a CDS encoding LacI family DNA-binding transcriptional regulator → MKVTLKDVATQAGVGTATAERVLNGRGGVRPETVEKVFLAARRLEYRQSLPVAHRGLIRIEVILVRPETSFYSRLNRAFERIAASLDDSIVVHRTFVRENEPAQFARYIANPTARRSALIVVAPDHADVVTSVRKAAGLGIPVVQIMTRPAPELPYVGIDNYAAGRTAAHYMSGMLAQRPGSFVALCHSGAYENHKERIRGFSSYLSDNASNEGANEHRFIEVMFDLDDEHNAIELLQAALRREPGIIGVYSAGGDNKGVARVLAANKTGRPFWVGHELTEQTQDYLRRGIMSIVLDQAPEVQARRSIDLALNRLGLIEVEVSAEPVRFLTITPENL, encoded by the coding sequence ATGAAGGTGACTTTGAAGGATGTCGCGACGCAGGCCGGCGTTGGCACCGCGACCGCGGAGCGCGTCCTCAACGGCCGCGGCGGCGTACGGCCGGAGACGGTGGAGAAAGTCTTCCTGGCGGCAAGACGGCTTGAATACCGGCAAAGCCTGCCGGTCGCCCATCGCGGCCTGATCCGGATAGAGGTGATCCTCGTTCGTCCGGAGACCAGTTTTTATTCGCGTCTGAACCGGGCGTTCGAGCGCATTGCCGCCTCGCTCGACGACAGCATTGTGGTTCACCGCACCTTCGTCCGCGAGAACGAACCGGCGCAATTCGCCCGCTACATCGCCAACCCGACGGCACGCCGGTCGGCGCTGATCGTGGTTGCGCCCGACCATGCCGATGTCGTCACCAGCGTGCGCAAGGCGGCCGGTCTCGGCATTCCCGTCGTCCAGATCATGACCCGTCCGGCCCCTGAACTGCCCTATGTCGGCATCGACAACTATGCTGCCGGACGCACCGCGGCTCACTACATGTCGGGCATGCTGGCGCAGCGCCCCGGTTCGTTCGTCGCTCTCTGCCACAGCGGCGCCTATGAGAACCATAAGGAGCGGATCCGCGGCTTCTCCAGCTATCTCTCGGACAACGCTTCGAATGAGGGCGCAAACGAACATCGTTTCATCGAGGTCATGTTCGACCTCGATGACGAGCACAATGCCATCGAACTGCTGCAAGCGGCCCTCCGGCGCGAACCCGGCATTATCGGCGTCTATAGCGCCGGCGGCGACAACAAGGGGGTTGCCAGGGTGCTCGCAGCCAACAAGACTGGGCGGCCTTTCTGGGTTGGCCATGAACTGACCGAGCAGACGCAGGACTATCTCCGCCGCGGCATCATGTCGATCGTGCTCGACCAGGCGCCGGAGGTGCAGGCGAGGCGATCGATAGATCTTGCCTTGAACAGGTTGGGCCTCATCGAGGTGGAGGTCAGCGCCGAGCCGGTGCGCTTCCTGACGATCACACCGGAAAATCTCTGA
- a CDS encoding S1C family serine protease, with protein MNIDPILRSVVAVRSSIPEDAFTAETLGTVREGSGVVIRDNGLVLTIGYLITEAEEVWLTTHDGRVVPAHALAYDQESGFGLVQALGALNAPAVDLGDAATAKPGDPVVLADGIGEFVEANIVARQEFAGYWEYLLDEAIFTAPAHPSWGGAALIGSDGKLLGIGSLRLQMSHGDEVADINMVVPIDLLPPILDDLLNRGQVNKPPRPWLGAFSAESNGGVVVMSVAEDGPAAQAGLRQGDIISEIRDEEVDGLADFYRKLWSSGPAGAEIPMRILRNGREAWLRIKSADRNSFLKKPQLQ; from the coding sequence ATGAATATCGATCCGATTTTGCGGTCAGTCGTGGCCGTCCGTTCCTCCATTCCGGAAGATGCCTTCACGGCGGAGACGCTGGGCACTGTCCGGGAAGGCAGCGGCGTGGTCATTCGCGACAACGGGCTGGTGCTGACCATCGGTTATCTCATCACCGAGGCCGAAGAGGTCTGGCTGACGACCCATGACGGGCGCGTGGTTCCCGCGCATGCGCTTGCTTATGATCAGGAAAGCGGCTTCGGCCTGGTCCAGGCGCTTGGGGCCTTGAATGCGCCGGCGGTGGATCTCGGCGACGCGGCCACGGCCAAGCCCGGCGATCCCGTCGTGCTGGCCGATGGCATCGGAGAATTCGTCGAGGCAAATATCGTCGCCCGACAGGAATTTGCCGGCTATTGGGAATATCTGCTCGACGAGGCGATTTTCACAGCACCAGCCCATCCCTCATGGGGCGGCGCGGCCCTGATCGGTTCGGACGGCAAGCTTCTCGGCATCGGTTCGCTTCGCCTGCAAATGAGCCATGGCGACGAGGTTGCCGATATCAACATGGTCGTGCCGATCGACCTTTTGCCGCCGATCCTCGACGATCTCTTGAACCGGGGCCAGGTCAACAAGCCGCCGCGGCCCTGGCTCGGCGCCTTCTCCGCCGAGAGCAATGGCGGCGTGGTAGTCATGAGCGTGGCCGAAGACGGCCCGGCCGCCCAGGCGGGCCTGCGTCAAGGCGATATCATTTCGGAGATCCGCGACGAAGAGGTCGATGGCCTGGCCGATTTCTATCGCAAGCTCTGGAGCAGCGGCCCCGCCGGCGCCGAGATCCCCATGCGTATCCTCAGGAACGGCCGGGAAGCCTGGCTGCGCATCAAATCCGCCGACCGCAACAGCTTTCTTAAGAAACCGCAGCTGCAGTAA
- a CDS encoding AraC family transcriptional regulator, with protein MDPLSDVLALLKPRSYVSAGLDAGGAWAIDFPPPDGIKFNAVISGACWLSVDGVAEAVRLEESDCFLLTSRRAFRLASDPALEAIPSDAIYSIARDGIATCNGGGDFFLIGSRFSFSGGNSDILLGILPPIVHVKRDSDHATVLRWCLDRMTRELRDQQPGGFLMAEHFAHVMLMQVLRLHIASPNARGVGWLFALTDRRIGAAIGALHADPARKWTLQSLAERASMSRSSFALHFKEKVGLAPMDYLTRWRMLLAGDRLTNSAEAIAGVALSLGYESESAFSTAFKRVMGCSPRQYGRAQPPAGAMRDSLGAQ; from the coding sequence ATGGACCCGTTATCCGATGTTCTCGCATTGCTCAAACCGCGCAGCTATGTTTCCGCGGGGCTTGACGCTGGCGGCGCTTGGGCGATCGATTTTCCACCCCCTGATGGCATCAAGTTCAACGCGGTGATTTCAGGCGCCTGCTGGCTGAGCGTCGATGGCGTTGCCGAAGCTGTCCGCCTGGAGGAAAGCGACTGCTTTCTGCTGACGAGCCGCCGAGCCTTTCGTCTCGCCAGCGATCCGGCGCTCGAAGCGATCCCGTCCGATGCGATCTATTCGATCGCCCGCGACGGCATTGCGACTTGCAATGGCGGTGGCGATTTCTTCCTGATCGGCAGCCGTTTTTCCTTTTCGGGAGGAAATTCGGATATCCTTCTCGGAATCCTCCCACCGATCGTCCATGTGAAGAGGGATTCCGATCACGCCACCGTGCTACGCTGGTGCCTCGATCGGATGACGCGCGAATTGCGCGACCAGCAGCCGGGTGGCTTTCTGATGGCGGAGCATTTTGCTCATGTCATGCTCATGCAGGTGTTGCGCCTCCATATCGCGTCGCCGAATGCGCGCGGTGTTGGCTGGCTTTTCGCGCTTACCGACCGACGGATCGGTGCGGCTATCGGTGCCCTGCATGCCGATCCAGCCCGCAAGTGGACCTTGCAGTCGCTGGCTGAACGGGCCTCGATGTCCCGGTCCAGTTTTGCTCTCCACTTCAAGGAAAAGGTTGGGCTTGCGCCGATGGATTATCTGACGCGCTGGCGCATGCTTCTCGCAGGTGACCGATTGACAAACTCGGCCGAAGCAATTGCCGGTGTCGCCCTGTCGCTCGGTTATGAATCCGAAAGCGCATTCAGCACCGCTTTCAAGAGAGTGATGGGATGCTCGCCGCGGCAATATGGTCGCGCTCAGCCGCCCGCCGGTGCCATGCGAGATAGTCTCGGCGCTCAGTGA
- a CDS encoding SDR family NAD(P)-dependent oxidoreductase, translating to MNDKQVPIGSGFGAHTTAGEVLAGLDLSGKRAIVTGGHSGLGLETTRALAGAGAKVTIGARSIEAARSAVADIDGVEIDRLDLSDLESVRVFSERFVASGRSIDILINSAGIMACPETRVGDGWEAQFATNHLGHFALVNRLWPAISPGARIVSVSSGGHHNSAIRWEDVQFEIGYDKWRAYGQSKTANALFAVHLDRLGRDTGIRAFSLHPGKIFTPLQRHLAKEEMVSAGWIDADGNPIDPTFKTPSQGAATQVWAATSPQLDGMGGLYCEDCDIAVRATVGEPGGVSDHAADPEEAARLWNLSARLTGIDAFAAYA from the coding sequence ATGAATGACAAACAAGTCCCCATCGGCTCCGGATTTGGAGCCCACACGACGGCCGGCGAGGTTCTGGCCGGTCTTGATCTTTCCGGCAAGCGCGCCATCGTCACCGGCGGCCATTCCGGCCTCGGGCTCGAGACCACGCGCGCTCTGGCGGGCGCCGGCGCCAAGGTAACCATCGGCGCAAGGAGCATCGAGGCGGCGCGCAGCGCGGTCGCCGATATCGATGGCGTAGAGATTGATCGGCTCGACCTTTCCGACCTCGAAAGCGTTCGCGTCTTTTCCGAGCGGTTCGTCGCATCTGGCCGCAGCATCGACATTCTGATCAACAGCGCCGGCATCATGGCCTGCCCGGAAACGCGTGTCGGCGACGGATGGGAGGCACAGTTCGCGACCAATCATCTCGGCCATTTCGCCTTGGTCAACCGCCTTTGGCCGGCGATCTCGCCCGGCGCTCGCATCGTTTCGGTTTCCTCCGGTGGCCATCACAACTCGGCCATACGATGGGAGGATGTGCAATTCGAGATCGGTTACGACAAATGGCGGGCCTACGGTCAGTCGAAGACCGCCAACGCACTTTTCGCCGTGCATCTCGACAGGCTCGGGCGCGACACCGGCATCCGTGCCTTCTCGCTGCACCCGGGCAAGATCTTTACCCCCTTGCAGCGCCATCTCGCAAAGGAGGAAATGGTCAGTGCCGGCTGGATCGATGCGGACGGCAACCCGATTGATCCGACATTCAAGACGCCATCCCAGGGGGCCGCGACGCAGGTTTGGGCGGCGACCTCGCCGCAACTCGACGGTATGGGAGGCCTCTATTGCGAGGATTGCGATATCGCCGTCCGCGCAACGGTTGGAGAACCCGGCGGCGTCAGCGACCATGCAGCCGATCCCGAGGAGGCGGCACGCCTGTGGAACTTGTCGGCAAGGCTGACCGGCATTGACGCTTTCGCGGCGTACGCCTGA
- a CDS encoding PLP-dependent aminotransferase family protein, translating into MKDWHPDLSRSSSPRYMAIADVIEMDLRSGHLVVGDRLPPQRELAKRLNVDFTTVARGYVEAQKRGLVDSHVGRGTFVTGGADKERQGSTPDAAPDPRRASIVDFSMNMPPETDDPELIARMREGMSAVTANLIPLLRYQGFGGSSMDKEAAASWLSRRGLVPSQERIFVTPGAHPALLAIFGLLAKPGETVLSEIITYPGMRSIAAQLRLNLTGLPMDEDGILPDAFAEACERLKPKALYLNPTLQNPTTLTIPARRREEICAVARKYHVPIVEDDAYGFIPQHGPAPLAATAPDLTWHIGGLAKCIGAGLRLAYVVAPDSKAVWPFVSAMRANNVMASPLTVALATRWVEDGTADTILRFIRAEAAARQQMVAAILPAGSYRADPISFNIWLPLSNGWTRSTFGSHTRSSGIGVVASDAFTVEGTAPEAVRVCLGGPITREKLQGALEFMAHALEGPPEMAASFF; encoded by the coding sequence ATGAAAGACTGGCATCCCGATCTCAGCCGCAGCAGCAGTCCGCGTTATATGGCGATCGCCGATGTGATCGAAATGGATCTGCGCAGCGGACATCTGGTGGTTGGGGACCGGCTGCCGCCGCAACGCGAACTCGCCAAGCGGCTGAATGTCGATTTCACGACGGTGGCGAGAGGTTATGTCGAGGCGCAGAAGCGCGGGCTTGTGGATTCGCATGTCGGCCGAGGCACCTTCGTTACCGGTGGCGCGGACAAGGAGCGCCAGGGATCGACGCCCGACGCTGCGCCCGATCCCCGCCGCGCCTCCATCGTCGATTTCTCGATGAACATGCCGCCGGAAACGGACGACCCCGAGCTGATCGCCCGCATGCGCGAGGGCATGTCGGCGGTGACGGCGAACCTAATTCCACTCCTGCGCTACCAGGGCTTCGGCGGCTCTAGCATGGACAAGGAGGCTGCTGCCTCCTGGCTCAGCCGTCGCGGGCTGGTGCCCTCGCAGGAGCGCATCTTCGTCACACCCGGCGCCCATCCGGCCCTTCTGGCGATCTTCGGCCTGCTGGCAAAACCGGGCGAGACCGTGCTTTCGGAAATCATCACCTATCCCGGCATGCGCTCGATCGCCGCCCAGTTGCGGCTCAATCTGACGGGCCTGCCGATGGACGAGGACGGTATCCTGCCGGACGCCTTTGCCGAGGCCTGCGAAAGATTGAAGCCGAAGGCGCTCTATCTCAATCCGACGCTGCAGAACCCGACGACGCTGACCATTCCGGCCCGGCGCCGCGAGGAGATCTGCGCCGTTGCCCGCAAATATCACGTGCCGATCGTCGAGGACGATGCCTATGGTTTCATTCCGCAGCACGGCCCGGCGCCGCTCGCCGCAACAGCGCCCGATCTGACCTGGCATATCGGCGGACTGGCGAAATGCATCGGCGCGGGCCTGCGACTTGCCTATGTCGTGGCGCCTGACAGCAAGGCCGTGTGGCCCTTCGTCAGCGCCATGCGCGCCAACAATGTTATGGCCTCGCCACTGACCGTGGCGCTCGCCACCCGCTGGGTCGAGGACGGCACCGCCGATACGATCCTGCGTTTCATCCGTGCCGAGGCCGCCGCCCGTCAGCAAATGGTCGCCGCCATCCTGCCGGCCGGCAGCTACCGCGCTGATCCCATCAGTTTCAACATCTGGCTGCCACTCTCCAACGGCTGGACCCGCTCCACCTTCGGCAGCCATACCCGTTCTTCCGGCATCGGCGTCGTCGCAAGCGATGCCTTCACAGTCGAGGGCACGGCACCCGAGGCCGTGCGTGTCTGCCTTGGCGGACCGATCACCCGGGAGAAACTGCAGGGAGCACTGGAATTCATGGCCCACGCGCTGGAAGGTCCGCCGGAAATGGCGGCGTCGTTCTTCTGA